A genomic window from Pyxidicoccus trucidator includes:
- a CDS encoding ABC transporter ATP-binding protein, with protein sequence MSSPEKSSSTPPPTRIPLRRLLALARPELASLVGGTFFLLVSSAATLAYPKAIGGLVDEALGSRSREMLDGLALMMLGVFVVQGVAMALRAYLFNTAGERVVSRLRKDLFRALLSQEVAFFDARRTGELTSRLASDTTVLQNTVTANISMALRYAVQALGGVGLLFYTSARLTGVMLAIIPAVAVGAVLYGRRVRHISRQVQDALAASSEVAEEDLSGIRTVRSFAAEPHEVERYGTAVDRAFMLARQRTFQSSVFMGAVSIAGYGGIAAVLWYGGRLVVDGNLSVGALTSFLIYTMLVSFSFSAMAELWADFMRASGAADRVFELLDRKPAIASGGERLPEVRGHVEFRDVRFAYPTRPDVPVLQGLNLELRPGEVVAVVGPSGAGKSTLASLLSRFYDPQGGAVLLDGHPLTSLDPEWLRRNIGMVAQEPQLFSCSIADNIRYGRPESTDAEIEEAARAANAHAYIQRFPEGYGTQVGERGVQLSGGQKQRVAIARAVLKDPRLLILDEATSALDSESEHLVKDALERLMKGRSTLIIAHRLSTVANADRVLVLEGGLIIQSGTHAALMGQDGLYRRLVERQFVAA encoded by the coding sequence GTGTCTTCTCCAGAAAAGTCCTCGTCCACGCCTCCCCCCACCCGCATCCCGCTGCGACGCCTGCTCGCCCTGGCGCGCCCCGAGCTGGCCAGCCTGGTCGGGGGCACCTTCTTCCTGCTCGTGAGCAGCGCGGCCACCCTCGCCTACCCCAAGGCCATCGGCGGGCTGGTGGACGAGGCGCTCGGCTCCCGCAGCCGGGAGATGCTCGACGGGCTCGCGCTGATGATGCTTGGCGTCTTCGTGGTGCAGGGTGTGGCCATGGCCCTGCGCGCCTACCTCTTCAACACCGCCGGCGAGCGCGTGGTGTCGCGGCTGCGCAAGGACCTCTTTCGCGCCCTGCTGTCCCAGGAGGTGGCCTTCTTCGACGCGCGCCGCACCGGGGAGCTCACCAGCCGGCTCGCCTCGGACACCACCGTCCTGCAGAACACCGTCACCGCCAACATCTCCATGGCCCTGCGCTACGCCGTCCAGGCGCTGGGCGGGGTGGGGCTCCTCTTCTACACGTCCGCCCGGCTCACCGGCGTCATGCTCGCCATCATCCCCGCGGTGGCGGTGGGCGCGGTGCTCTACGGCCGCCGCGTGCGCCACATCTCCCGCCAGGTGCAGGACGCGCTGGCGGCCAGCAGCGAGGTGGCCGAGGAGGACCTGTCCGGCATCCGCACCGTGCGCTCCTTCGCGGCCGAGCCACACGAGGTGGAGCGCTATGGCACCGCCGTGGACCGCGCCTTCATGCTCGCGCGCCAGCGCACGTTCCAGTCCTCCGTGTTCATGGGGGCCGTCTCCATCGCCGGCTATGGCGGCATCGCCGCGGTGCTCTGGTACGGCGGCCGGCTGGTGGTGGATGGGAATCTGAGCGTGGGCGCCCTCACCTCGTTCCTCATCTACACCATGCTGGTGTCCTTCTCCTTCAGCGCCATGGCGGAGCTGTGGGCGGACTTCATGCGCGCCAGCGGCGCCGCGGACCGCGTCTTCGAGCTGCTGGACCGCAAGCCCGCCATCGCCTCCGGCGGCGAGCGCCTGCCCGAGGTGCGCGGCCACGTGGAGTTCCGCGACGTGCGCTTCGCCTACCCCACGCGCCCGGACGTGCCGGTGCTCCAGGGGCTCAATCTGGAATTGCGCCCCGGCGAGGTGGTGGCGGTGGTGGGCCCCTCGGGCGCGGGCAAGTCCACGCTGGCCTCGCTGCTGTCGCGCTTCTATGACCCGCAGGGCGGCGCGGTGCTGCTGGACGGCCACCCCCTCACCTCGCTGGACCCGGAGTGGCTGCGCCGCAACATCGGCATGGTGGCCCAGGAGCCGCAGCTGTTCTCCTGCTCCATCGCGGATAACATCCGCTACGGCCGGCCCGAGTCCACCGACGCGGAAATCGAGGAGGCCGCCCGCGCCGCCAACGCCCACGCCTACATCCAGCGCTTCCCGGAGGGCTACGGCACCCAGGTGGGCGAGCGCGGCGTGCAGCTGTCCGGCGGCCAGAAGCAACGCGTGGCCATTGCCCGCGCCGTGCTGAAGGACCCGCGCCTGCTCATCCTCGACGAGGCCACCAGCGCGCTGGACTCGGAGAGCGAGCACCTGGTGAAGGACGCGCTGGAGCGGCTGATGAAGGGCCGCTCCACCCTCATCATCGCCCACCGCCTGTCCACCGTGGCCAACGCGGACCGCGTGCTGGTGCTGGAGGGAGGCCTCATCATCCAGAGCGGCACCCACGCCGCCCTCATGGGCCAGGACGGCCTCTACCGCCGGCTGGTGGAGCGGCAGTTTGTCGCCGCCTGA
- a CDS encoding CTP synthase, giving the protein MRSKKTKFIFVTGGVVSSLGKGLASASIGALLENRGLAVTLLKLDPYINVDPGTMSPFQHGEVFVTEDGGETDMDLGHYERFTNARMSRLNNFTSGRIYHSVIMKERRGEYLGKTVQVIPHVTDEIKANIRQAAQDADVVIVEIGGTVGDIESLPFLEAIRQMRYDVGSENVVYVHLTLLPYIGAAGEVKTKPTQHSVMKLREIGIQPDFLVCRTDREVSREIKDKIAMFCNVDTRSVFTSPDVKSIYELPLELHRQGLDERLAEVLNIWSRAPHLQQWENIIRKVYEPSRGQVQVAIVGKYVNLTESYKSLNEALLHGGIANDVKVNLHFVDSQDVETQGPEKLLAGVDAILVPGGFGVRGTEGKIAAVRYAREKKVPFFGICLGLQMAVVEFSRSVLGLTQSNSLEFNEHTPHPVVTLMESQVKVQDKGGTMRLGSYACALKPGSLAHKLYGQDMIQERHRHRYEVNNTYRGKLQEAGLVISGHNPELNLVEMIELADHPYFVGCQFHPEFKSKPFAPHPLFSGFIRAALEQRDATAAAGQVRA; this is encoded by the coding sequence ATGCGCTCCAAGAAAACCAAGTTCATCTTCGTGACGGGCGGAGTGGTCAGCTCCCTCGGCAAGGGCCTCGCCTCGGCATCCATTGGCGCCCTGCTGGAGAACCGCGGGCTGGCCGTCACCCTGCTGAAGCTGGACCCGTACATCAACGTGGACCCGGGCACGATGAGCCCGTTCCAGCATGGCGAGGTGTTCGTCACCGAGGACGGCGGTGAGACGGACATGGACCTCGGCCACTACGAGCGGTTCACCAACGCCCGGATGAGCCGGCTCAACAACTTCACCTCCGGCCGCATCTACCACTCCGTCATCATGAAGGAGCGGCGGGGCGAGTACCTGGGCAAGACGGTGCAGGTGATTCCGCACGTCACCGACGAAATCAAGGCCAACATCCGCCAGGCGGCCCAGGACGCGGACGTGGTCATCGTCGAAATCGGCGGCACCGTGGGCGACATCGAGTCGCTGCCCTTCCTCGAGGCCATCCGGCAGATGCGCTACGACGTGGGCAGCGAGAATGTCGTCTACGTCCACCTCACGCTGCTGCCCTACATCGGCGCGGCCGGCGAGGTGAAGACCAAGCCCACGCAGCACTCGGTGATGAAGCTGCGCGAGATTGGAATCCAACCGGACTTCCTCGTGTGCCGCACGGACCGCGAGGTGTCGCGGGAGATAAAGGACAAGATTGCGATGTTCTGCAACGTGGACACGCGCAGCGTGTTCACCTCGCCGGACGTGAAGAGCATCTACGAGCTGCCGCTGGAGCTGCACCGCCAGGGTCTGGACGAGCGGCTCGCGGAGGTCCTCAACATCTGGAGCCGCGCGCCCCACCTGCAGCAGTGGGAGAACATCATCCGCAAGGTGTACGAGCCCAGCCGCGGCCAGGTGCAGGTGGCGATTGTGGGCAAGTACGTGAACCTCACGGAGAGCTACAAGAGCCTCAACGAGGCGCTGCTCCATGGCGGCATCGCCAACGACGTGAAGGTGAACCTGCACTTCGTGGACAGCCAGGACGTGGAGACGCAGGGGCCGGAGAAGCTGCTGGCCGGCGTGGACGCCATCCTCGTGCCCGGCGGCTTCGGCGTGCGCGGCACGGAAGGGAAGATTGCCGCCGTCCGCTACGCGCGCGAGAAGAAGGTGCCCTTCTTCGGCATCTGCCTCGGCCTGCAGATGGCGGTGGTGGAGTTCAGCCGCTCGGTGCTGGGCCTGACGCAGTCCAACAGCCTGGAGTTCAACGAGCACACCCCGCACCCGGTGGTGACGCTCATGGAGAGCCAGGTGAAGGTGCAGGACAAGGGCGGCACCATGCGCCTGGGCAGCTACGCCTGCGCGCTCAAGCCCGGCTCGCTGGCGCACAAGCTCTACGGCCAGGACATGATTCAAGAGCGCCACCGCCACCGCTACGAGGTGAACAACACCTACCGTGGCAAGCTCCAGGAGGCCGGGCTCGTCATCTCCGGCCACAACCCGGAGCTGAACCTGGTGGAGATGATTGAGCTGGCGGACCACCCGTACTTCGTCGGCTGCCAGTTCCACCCCGAGTTCAAGAGCAAGCCGTTTGCTCCCCATCCCCTCTTCTCCGGCTTCATCCGCGCGGCGCTCGAGCAGCGTGACGCCACCGCGGCGGCCGGCCAGGTGCGCGCATGA
- the kdsA gene encoding 3-deoxy-8-phosphooctulonate synthase encodes MSGTLPIELCGFKVGPGQKLFVIAGPDSIESEEMALRHARMLKEMTGRLGVPYAFKCSYDKANRTSGKSFRGPGLKEGLRILARIRDEVGVPVLTDVHETSHVGPASEVVDIIQIPAFLCRQTDLVEAVARTGKGVNLKKGQFVAPKDIVHSARKAFETGNPNILVTERGSTFGYNNLVVDMRGLAQMREAGLAVCFDATHSVQLPSSGNGETGGERKFVSLLARAAAAAGIDALFTEVHEDPDRALCDGPCSLNPQMFEDVVRNVLNIRRVLGHEPG; translated from the coding sequence ATGAGCGGTACCCTCCCGATTGAGCTGTGTGGCTTCAAGGTCGGCCCCGGCCAGAAGCTCTTCGTCATCGCCGGCCCGGACAGCATCGAGTCCGAGGAGATGGCGCTGCGCCACGCCCGCATGCTCAAGGAGATGACGGGCCGGCTGGGCGTGCCGTACGCCTTCAAGTGCTCCTACGACAAGGCCAACCGGACCAGCGGGAAGTCCTTCCGAGGCCCGGGCCTCAAGGAAGGGCTGCGAATCCTAGCACGCATCCGGGATGAAGTAGGCGTCCCGGTGCTCACGGACGTCCACGAAACCAGCCACGTCGGGCCTGCCTCGGAAGTTGTGGATATCATCCAGATACCGGCCTTCCTGTGCCGGCAGACGGACCTGGTGGAAGCCGTGGCGAGAACGGGCAAGGGCGTGAACCTCAAGAAGGGCCAGTTCGTGGCCCCGAAGGACATCGTCCACTCGGCGCGCAAGGCGTTCGAGACGGGCAACCCCAACATCCTCGTCACCGAGCGCGGCTCCACGTTCGGCTACAACAACCTCGTGGTGGACATGCGCGGCCTCGCCCAGATGCGCGAGGCGGGCCTGGCCGTATGCTTCGACGCCACCCACTCCGTACAACTGCCCAGCAGCGGTAACGGCGAGACGGGAGGCGAGCGCAAGTTCGTCTCATTGCTCGCCAGGGCTGCCGCAGCTGCCGGGATTGACGCGTTGTTCACGGAAGTCCATGAGGATCCGGATCGTGCCCTGTGTGACGGTCCGTGTTCCCTGAATCCACAGATGTTCGAGGACGTGGTACGAAATGTGCTGAACATCCGCCGGGTGTTGGGACACGAGCCCGGTTGA
- a CDS encoding KdsC family phosphatase, with protein sequence MVTEAPSKPGKEELTSRAARVRLLVFDVDGVLTDGGLYYGAEGELMKRFDVKDGHALVMARLSGLPAAVLTARTSSIVEVRGRELGLAAVFQGRRDKGAALDELLQQLGVSPEACAYMGDDHNDLGPLSRVGLAACPADAVPEVRQEVHFVTQSPGGRGAARELVELCLKASGRWQDAVGLMRGADGRGVQRG encoded by the coding sequence ATGGTGACGGAAGCGCCTTCCAAACCTGGAAAGGAAGAGCTGACGTCCCGCGCGGCGCGCGTGCGCCTGCTCGTCTTCGACGTAGACGGGGTCCTCACCGACGGTGGCCTCTATTACGGCGCCGAGGGTGAGCTGATGAAGCGCTTCGACGTGAAGGACGGCCACGCCCTGGTCATGGCCCGGCTCTCGGGTCTGCCCGCCGCCGTCCTCACCGCCCGCACCTCGAGCATCGTGGAGGTCCGCGGGAGGGAGCTCGGGCTGGCTGCCGTATTCCAGGGCCGCCGCGACAAGGGTGCCGCACTGGATGAGCTGCTCCAGCAGCTCGGTGTCTCCCCCGAGGCCTGCGCCTATATGGGAGATGACCACAACGACCTGGGCCCGCTGTCACGGGTGGGCCTGGCCGCATGTCCCGCGGACGCTGTTCCGGAGGTGCGTCAGGAAGTCCACTTCGTTACCCAGAGTCCAGGCGGTCGAGGGGCCGCTCGGGAGCTCGTGGAGCTCTGCCTCAAGGCCAGTGGCCGTTGGCAGGACGCAGTGGGTCTCATGAGGGGGGCTGATGGACGCGGTGTGCAGAGAGGTTGA
- a CDS encoding response regulator has protein sequence MGSGMMQQEGSTAMTDQLYTTHDISRLLQVDPSTVSKWIDRGILMAFRTPGGHRRVRSADLRAFLITHQMPVPDELGSGTVRLLVVDDERPVLEAIKRAFKPYAAQVELQTTTSGVEALLLVSEQKPHGMIIDLNMPDIDGLEVCRRIRARKQMEGVRLITMTSLHTPEVVEQSKQAGALACMAKPLDVQQVLELFRVPLALSAKR, from the coding sequence ATGGGCAGCGGAATGATGCAGCAAGAGGGGAGTACGGCGATGACGGACCAGCTCTACACGACGCACGACATCAGTCGTTTGCTTCAGGTGGATCCGTCCACGGTGAGCAAGTGGATTGACCGCGGCATCCTGATGGCATTCAGGACTCCGGGCGGTCACCGCCGGGTGCGCTCGGCGGACCTGCGAGCCTTCCTCATCACCCACCAGATGCCGGTTCCGGACGAGCTCGGCAGCGGCACGGTGCGGCTGCTGGTGGTGGACGACGAGCGTCCGGTGCTGGAGGCCATCAAGCGCGCCTTCAAGCCCTACGCGGCGCAGGTGGAGCTGCAGACGACGACGAGCGGCGTGGAAGCGCTGCTGCTGGTGTCCGAGCAGAAGCCGCACGGCATGATTATCGACCTCAACATGCCGGACATCGACGGCCTGGAGGTCTGCCGGCGGATTCGCGCGCGCAAGCAGATGGAGGGCGTGCGGCTCATCACCATGACGTCCCTGCACACGCCCGAGGTGGTGGAGCAGTCCAAGCAGGCCGGCGCGCTCGCGTGCATGGCCAAGCCGCTGGACGTGCAGCAGGTGCTGGAGCTGTTCCGCGTGCCGCTGGCGCTCAGCGCCAAGCGCTAG
- a CDS encoding Hsp20/alpha crystallin family protein has protein sequence MQTRNPFNSAVVVNPLMRDFDALVRELTQPVWRQAPRERVPAADIIESESGLTLHLDMPGLDAKALQVKVENDVLTVQAERKAEPKAEGVTVRRQERAFGTFARSFALPDTVDATKVEAKYENGVLTLTLPRREETKPRVIEVKVQG, from the coding sequence ATGCAGACTCGCAACCCGTTCAACTCCGCCGTCGTCGTGAACCCGCTGATGCGCGACTTCGACGCCCTCGTCCGCGAGCTGACGCAGCCGGTGTGGCGTCAGGCGCCCCGTGAGCGCGTGCCCGCGGCCGACATCATCGAGTCCGAGAGCGGCCTGACGCTGCACCTGGACATGCCCGGGCTGGACGCGAAGGCCCTCCAGGTGAAGGTGGAGAACGACGTCCTCACCGTGCAGGCCGAGCGCAAGGCGGAGCCGAAGGCCGAGGGTGTCACCGTGCGCCGCCAGGAGCGTGCCTTCGGTACCTTCGCTCGCTCCTTCGCGCTGCCGGACACCGTGGATGCCACCAAGGTGGAGGCGAAGTACGAGAATGGTGTGCTCACGCTGACGCTGCCCCGGCGCGAGGAGACGAAGCCCCGCGTCATCGAGGTCAAGGTCCAGGGCTGA
- a CDS encoding CPXCG motif-containing cysteine-rich protein: protein MQPFAEAATQLCPYCGEEVEVDVDPIGASSESYIEDCPVCCRPWNVHVSREEDGVSVHLGRDDD from the coding sequence ATGCAACCCTTCGCCGAAGCCGCCACCCAGCTCTGCCCCTACTGCGGTGAGGAGGTGGAGGTCGACGTGGACCCCATCGGGGCCAGCTCCGAGTCGTACATCGAGGACTGTCCGGTGTGCTGCCGGCCCTGGAACGTCCATGTGTCCCGCGAGGAGGATGGTGTCTCAGTCCACCTCGGACGCGACGACGACTGA
- a CDS encoding general secretion pathway protein GspE: MAAPSRNRIGEILVKARVLDDLQLRSALATQDQWGGRLSRIVADLGLASEETIAEAICQGMGMQRVQLGNITRDAGALARVDVSLAEQKGIFPVGLKDNGKTLVLAMADPSDLATIDQVAAKSRARVVVMVASELEIEHAILRHYRNQEPATSARFRNSPSQSASSEFDDQGDDDDFKVVDMSGKTVVKRISDIVPPGSPAVAPPPPPAPAARAAEKPGPPVPGAGSSASDILDEILAGGTATPEWTEEDLQRLQTVQQNQEKSSKILRALLELLLEKGQLQQRELAAKMRL; this comes from the coding sequence ATGGCCGCTCCTTCCCGAAACCGCATCGGAGAAATCCTCGTCAAGGCTCGCGTCCTCGATGACCTGCAGCTGCGCAGCGCGCTCGCCACGCAGGACCAGTGGGGGGGCCGCCTGTCGCGCATCGTCGCGGACCTGGGCCTGGCCAGCGAGGAGACCATCGCCGAGGCCATCTGCCAGGGCATGGGCATGCAGCGCGTGCAGTTGGGCAACATCACCCGTGACGCGGGCGCGCTGGCGCGCGTGGACGTGAGCCTGGCGGAGCAGAAGGGCATCTTCCCCGTGGGCCTCAAGGACAACGGGAAGACGCTGGTGCTCGCCATGGCGGACCCCTCGGACCTCGCCACCATCGACCAGGTGGCGGCGAAGAGCCGTGCCCGCGTGGTGGTCATGGTGGCGAGCGAGCTGGAAATCGAGCACGCGATTCTGCGCCACTACCGGAACCAGGAGCCGGCAACGAGCGCGCGCTTCCGAAACTCCCCGTCCCAGTCGGCGAGCAGCGAGTTCGACGACCAGGGAGACGACGACGACTTCAAGGTCGTCGACATGAGCGGCAAGACGGTGGTGAAGCGCATCTCCGACATCGTCCCGCCGGGCTCGCCCGCCGTCGCGCCCCCGCCCCCGCCCGCCCCGGCCGCGCGCGCCGCGGAGAAGCCGGGCCCGCCGGTGCCCGGCGCCGGCTCGAGCGCCTCGGACATCCTGGACGAAATCCTCGCGGGCGGCACGGCCACGCCCGAGTGGACGGAGGAGGACCTGCAGCGGCTCCAGACGGTGCAGCAGAACCAGGAGAAGAGCTCCAAGATTCTGCGCGCCCTGCTGGAGCTGCTCCTGGAGAAGGGCCAGCTCCAGCAGCGGGAGCTCGCGGCGAAGATGCGGCTGTAG
- the serB gene encoding phosphoserine phosphatase SerB, with translation MTPPPSDRVLVTVTGKDHPGITSRLTGLLAESDAELLDLEQVVVQGRLTLCLLVRLSEARGVLKELLFAAHELGVALDFQVLDAPAPVPEGASPVRYVVTAVGRALGALELHAVAWRLTEHGANIERITRLTETHLGSVEFHLTLPPGTAPDALKRSLLSLSMEAGSFDVALQRESLFRRGKRMVVMDMDSTLIRIEVIDELARAHGVGEQVSRITERAMHGEMDYDESLRQRVGLLAGLDVAVLRRLADNLPLTEGAETLVRVLKRLGYRTAVISGGFSVAAEALKARLGIDHAYSNVLEEQDGKLTGRTVGPIVNARRKAELLEALARQEGILLDQVIAVGDGANDLLMLERAGLGIAFRAKPKLREAADTSISASGLDAILHLLGLTARELQEVG, from the coding sequence ATGACTCCGCCCCCGTCAGACCGCGTGCTCGTCACCGTTACCGGGAAGGACCATCCCGGCATCACCTCGCGCCTCACCGGCCTGCTGGCCGAGTCCGACGCGGAGCTGCTCGACCTCGAGCAGGTGGTGGTGCAGGGGCGGCTCACCCTCTGCCTGCTGGTGCGCCTGTCCGAGGCGCGCGGCGTCCTCAAGGAGCTGCTCTTCGCCGCGCACGAGCTGGGCGTGGCGCTGGACTTCCAGGTGCTGGACGCGCCCGCCCCGGTGCCCGAGGGCGCGAGCCCCGTGCGCTACGTCGTCACCGCCGTGGGCCGCGCGCTGGGCGCCCTGGAGCTGCACGCGGTGGCCTGGCGGCTGACGGAGCACGGCGCCAACATCGAGCGGATTACGCGCCTCACCGAGACGCACCTGGGCTCCGTGGAGTTCCACCTCACGCTGCCGCCGGGCACGGCCCCGGACGCGCTCAAGCGCTCCCTGCTCTCGCTGTCCATGGAGGCCGGCTCCTTCGACGTGGCCCTGCAGCGCGAGAGTCTCTTCCGGCGCGGCAAGCGGATGGTGGTGATGGACATGGACTCCACGCTCATCCGCATCGAGGTCATCGACGAGCTGGCGCGCGCGCATGGCGTGGGCGAGCAGGTGTCGCGCATCACCGAGCGCGCCATGCACGGGGAGATGGACTACGACGAGTCGCTGCGCCAGCGCGTGGGCCTGCTGGCGGGGCTGGACGTCGCGGTGCTGCGCCGCCTCGCCGACAACCTGCCGCTCACCGAGGGCGCGGAGACGCTGGTGCGCGTACTCAAGCGCCTGGGCTACCGCACCGCCGTCATCAGCGGCGGCTTCTCCGTGGCCGCCGAGGCGCTGAAGGCGCGGCTCGGCATCGACCACGCCTACTCCAACGTGCTGGAGGAGCAGGACGGGAAGCTCACCGGCCGCACCGTGGGCCCCATCGTCAACGCGCGCCGCAAGGCGGAGCTGCTGGAGGCGCTGGCCCGGCAGGAGGGCATCCTCCTGGACCAGGTCATCGCCGTGGGCGACGGCGCCAATGACTTGCTGATGCTGGAGCGCGCCGGGCTGGGCATCGCCTTCCGCGCGAAGCCGAAGCTGCGCGAGGCGGCGGACACGTCCATCTCCGCGAGCGGCCTGGACGCCATCCTCCACCTGCTGGGGCTCACCGCCCGCGAGCTCCAGGAAGTGGGCTGA
- a CDS encoding serine/threonine-protein kinase, whose amino-acid sequence MPKPAINRDTVSGEALFILRNLRENGRLGRSNKLADVKAVLEPSVSLEFDNYFFFLRKFHYIAMDREAQLKLTEQGERVAGGDLQDRFTTEVGEFFADQLASAEDEPPVAPGTDEPLVMPPPPPELLLDETEVLPPPQPSAPPAPPPSMAPARPSRTAMPALEVTAPQAAPIPLPPAPAPAVARVEAPAPEARREATIIAPAPFGNTTPPPGSAPLPSITSPLAAAPMPPPAAPAPAAPAAASSAPKGAELDLRYQKFDPIGTGPLGTVFKGRVTALGLDICLKELKDIFGYFSFLQRGEVLRRLKKELCAQAQVRHPGVVQVVDQNVDAARPYFVLELMHGSLRERLDAGGGNGVPVSLALRAFLQMAYGLRAAHAAGLTHHNLKPENVLFDAYGNAKLADFGLGRVVEVDATKGMPQVFMGTGGMSYMAPELMNRGAKEPGASADVYGLGILLYEMLTGQIPGRRSALPSEVNPEAPSGLDQLFDKATQDKRDQRYPDVDAMLEDFYKAFPDKEFLGRGDLVLSSDAPKE is encoded by the coding sequence ATGCCGAAGCCCGCCATCAACCGCGACACCGTCAGTGGCGAGGCGCTGTTCATCCTCCGCAACCTGAGGGAGAACGGTCGTCTTGGACGCTCGAACAAGCTGGCCGACGTCAAGGCCGTGCTCGAGCCGTCCGTGTCGCTGGAGTTCGACAACTACTTCTTCTTCCTCCGCAAGTTCCACTACATCGCCATGGACCGCGAGGCCCAGCTCAAGCTCACCGAGCAGGGTGAGCGGGTGGCGGGAGGGGACCTGCAGGACCGCTTCACCACCGAGGTGGGCGAGTTCTTCGCGGATCAGCTCGCGTCCGCCGAGGACGAGCCCCCCGTGGCGCCCGGCACCGATGAGCCGCTGGTGATGCCGCCGCCTCCTCCAGAGCTGCTGCTGGACGAGACGGAGGTGCTGCCGCCGCCTCAGCCTTCGGCCCCGCCCGCGCCACCCCCGTCCATGGCCCCGGCCCGGCCCTCGCGCACGGCCATGCCGGCGCTGGAGGTGACGGCGCCGCAGGCCGCGCCCATCCCCCTGCCGCCTGCTCCCGCTCCCGCCGTGGCCCGGGTGGAAGCGCCTGCTCCCGAGGCCCGTCGCGAGGCGACCATCATCGCCCCGGCGCCCTTCGGGAACACCACGCCCCCGCCCGGCTCCGCGCCGCTGCCCTCCATCACCTCGCCGCTCGCCGCCGCCCCCATGCCTCCTCCCGCCGCCCCTGCCCCTGCCGCGCCGGCCGCCGCTTCCTCCGCCCCGAAGGGCGCCGAGCTGGACCTGCGCTACCAGAAGTTCGACCCCATCGGCACCGGGCCGCTCGGCACCGTCTTCAAGGGCCGCGTCACCGCGCTGGGGCTGGACATCTGCCTCAAGGAGCTGAAGGACATCTTCGGCTACTTCTCCTTCCTCCAGCGCGGCGAGGTGCTCCGGCGGCTGAAGAAGGAGCTGTGCGCCCAGGCCCAGGTGCGGCACCCGGGCGTCGTCCAGGTGGTGGACCAGAACGTGGACGCGGCGCGGCCCTACTTCGTGCTGGAGCTGATGCACGGCAGCCTGCGCGAGCGGCTGGACGCGGGCGGTGGCAACGGCGTGCCGGTGTCCCTCGCGCTGCGCGCCTTCCTCCAGATGGCGTATGGCCTGCGGGCCGCGCACGCCGCGGGCCTCACCCACCACAACCTCAAGCCGGAGAACGTCCTCTTCGACGCGTACGGCAACGCGAAGCTGGCCGACTTCGGCCTGGGCCGCGTGGTGGAGGTGGACGCCACCAAGGGCATGCCCCAGGTCTTCATGGGCACCGGCGGCATGTCCTATATGGCGCCCGAGCTGATGAACCGGGGGGCCAAGGAGCCGGGCGCCTCCGCGGACGTGTACGGGCTGGGCATCCTCCTCTACGAGATGCTCACCGGGCAGATTCCCGGCCGCCGCTCGGCGCTGCCCTCCGAGGTCAACCCCGAGGCCCCCAGCGGCCTGGACCAGCTCTTCGACAAGGCCACCCAGGACAAGCGCGACCAGCGCTACCCGGACGTGGACGCCATGCTGGAGGACTTCTACAAGGCCTTCCCGGACAAGGAGTTCCTCGGCCGCGGCGACCTCGTCCTCTCCTCGGACGCGCCGAAGGAGTGA
- a CDS encoding TIGR02266 family protein, with product MNPGPENKRQHTRVPAVLRVDYTDGRQARDVTENLSHTGLFVQTEQAFTLGDPVRLALSFPGLLDPVEVTGTVAWVRPAASDHPGGVGVRVEHEEDRRKLGDILSAAGADSQPSHAEHEGYRVLIVEDNPHIIEMYSYVLKKLASGELHGKVPLEVHFAPDGHHALLMLREGRFNLVMTDLYMPVMDGFALVERIREEEALRAIPIIAISAGGKEAQDRAMQLGVDIYLRKPVRFVEVLETVKQLLRIK from the coding sequence ATGAACCCGGGACCAGAGAACAAGCGTCAGCACACCCGGGTCCCGGCCGTGCTGAGGGTGGACTACACGGACGGGCGCCAGGCCCGTGACGTGACGGAGAACCTGTCCCATACGGGACTCTTCGTGCAGACCGAGCAGGCATTCACCCTGGGAGACCCGGTGCGGCTCGCACTTTCTTTCCCGGGGCTGCTGGATCCGGTAGAAGTCACCGGAACCGTGGCCTGGGTCAGGCCGGCGGCCTCCGATCATCCCGGGGGCGTTGGCGTCCGCGTGGAGCACGAAGAGGACCGGCGGAAACTGGGTGACATCTTGAGTGCGGCAGGAGCAGACAGCCAACCGTCCCACGCAGAGCACGAGGGGTACCGTGTGCTCATCGTCGAGGACAACCCGCACATCATCGAGATGTACAGCTACGTCCTCAAGAAGCTGGCCAGCGGCGAGCTGCACGGGAAGGTGCCCCTGGAGGTCCACTTCGCGCCGGACGGGCACCACGCCCTGCTGATGCTCCGCGAGGGCCGCTTCAACCTGGTGATGACGGACCTCTACATGCCGGTGATGGACGGCTTCGCCCTCGTGGAGCGCATCCGCGAGGAGGAGGCCCTGAGGGCCATCCCCATCATCGCCATCTCCGCCGGCGGCAAGGAGGCCCAGGACCGCGCCATGCAGCTGGGCGTGGACATCTACCTGCGCAAGCCGGTGCGCTTCGTGGAAGTGCTGGAGACGGTGAAGCAGCTGCTGCGCATCAAATGA